Proteins from a single region of Equus asinus isolate D_3611 breed Donkey chromosome 17, EquAss-T2T_v2, whole genome shotgun sequence:
- the RPS6KB2 gene encoding ribosomal protein S6 kinase beta-2 — translation MAAVFDLDLETEEGSEGEGEPEFSPADVCPLAELRAAGLEPVGHYEEVELTETSVNLGPERIGPHCFELLRVLGKGGYGKVFQVRKVQGTNSGKIYAMKVLRKAKIVRNAKDTAHTRAERNILESVKHPFIVELAYAFQTGGKLYLILECLSGGELFTHLEREGIFLEDTACFYLAEITLALGHLHSQGIIYRDLKPENIMLNSQGHIKLTDFGLCKESIHEGAVTHTFCGTIEYMAPEILVRSGHNRAVDWWSLGALMYDMLTGSPPFTAENRKKTMDKIIKGKLALPPYLTPDARDLVKKFLKRNPSQRIGGGPGDAADVQRHPFFRHINWDDLLARRVDPPFRPCLQSEEDVSQFDTHFTRQTPVDSPDDTALSESANQAFLGFTYVAPSVLDSIKEGFSFQPKLRSPRRLNSSPRTPISPLKFSPFEGFRPSPGPPEPMEPPLPPLLPPPPPPSSTAPLPIRPPSGTKKSKRGRGRPGR, via the exons ATGGCGGCCGTGTTTGACCTGGACCTGGAGACAGAGGAAGGCAGCGAGGGCGAGGGCGAGCCAGAGTTCAGCCCCGCG GACGTGTGTCCCCTTGCCGAGTTGAGGGCGGCTGGCCTGGA GCCTGTAGGACACTATGAGGAGGTGGAGCTGACTGAGACCAGTGTGAACCTGGGCCCTGAGCGCATTGGGCCCCACTGCTTTGAGCTGCTGCGTGTGCTGGGCAAGGGGGGCTATGGCAAG GTGTTCCAGGTGCGAAAGGTGCAGGGCACCAACTCGGGCAAAATATATGCCATGAAAGTCCTGAGGAAG GCCAAAATTGTGCGCAACGCCAAGGACACGGCACACACGCGGGCTGAGCGGAACATTCTAGAGTCAGTGAAGCACCCCTTCATTGTGGAATTGGCCTATGCCTTCCAGACTGGTGGCAAACTCTACCTCATCCTTGAGTGCCTCAGTG GCGGTGAGCTCTTCACACATCTGGAACGAGAGGGCATCTTCCTGGAAGACACGGCCTG TTTCTACCTGGCAGAGATCACGCTGGCCCTGGGCCATCTCCACTCCCAAGGCATCATCTACCGGGACCTCAAGCCGGAGAACATCATGCTTAACAGCCAGG GCCACATCAAATTGACGGACTTCGGACTCTGCAAGGAGTCGATTCATGAGGGCGCCGTCACCCACACCTTCTGTGGCACCATTGAGTACAT GGCCCCTGAGATTCTGGTGCGCAGTGGTCACAACCGGGCGGTGGACTGGTGGAGCCTGGGGGCCCTGATGTACGACATGCTCACTGGATCG CCACCCTTCACCGCGGAGAACCGAAAGAAAACCATGGACAAGATCATCAAAGGGAAGCTGGCACTGCCCCCCTACCTCACCCCGGATGCCCGGGACCTTGTCAAAAAG TTTCTGAAGCGGAACCCCAGCCAGCGGATCGGGGGTGGCCCAGGGGACGCTGCCGATGTGCAG AGGCACCCGTTCTTCCGGCACATCAATTGGGACGACCTCCTGGCCCGCCGCGTGGACCCCCCTTTCAGGCCCTGTCTG CAGTCAGAGGAGGACGTGAGCCAGTTTGACACCCACTTCACGCGGCAGACGCCAGTGGACAGTCCCGACGACACGGCCCTCAGTGAGAGCGCCAATCAGGCCTTCCTG GGCTTCACGTATGTGGCGCCCTCCGTCCTGGACAGCATCAAGGAGGGCTTCTCCTTCCAGCCTAAGCTACGCTCCCCCAGACGCCTCAACAGCAGCCCCCGGACCCCCATCAG CCCTCTGAAGTTCTCGCCTTTTGAGGGATTCCGGCCCAGCCCCGGCCCACCAGAGCCCATGGAGCCCCCGCTACCTCCTCTCCTGCCGCCACCACCGCCACCCTCGAGCACTGCCCCCCTCCCCATCCGCCCCCCCTCAGGGACCAAGAAGTCCAAGAGGGGCCGTGGGCGCCCTGGGCGCTAG
- the PTPRCAP gene encoding protein tyrosine phosphatase receptor type C-associated protein, with product MDMSCALGLGTLLALPGVLGSGNSAQEGAGSNSVTIVLLLLLLLLLATGLALAWRRLSRDSGGYYHPARLGAALWGRTRRLFWASPPGRWLQARIELGSPDEDPERQEDEQDVEDDYYDMEGGREEVESREEGQPCGEEPSPQQGPGPVEEAHDGDASDVDDAEGALALSCQGPAGSGGSAEALLSDLHAFAGSAAWDDSARPAGGQELHVTAL from the exons ATG GACATGTCCTGTGCCCTAGGGCTCGGGACACTGCTGGCCCTGCCGGGGGTCCTGGGCTCGGGTAACAGTGCCCAGGAGGGCGCTGGCTCCAACTCTGTCACCATCGTCCTactgctgctcctgctcctgctgctggccACTGGCCTGGCACTGGCCTGGCGCCGCCTCAGCCGCGATTCTGGAGGCTACTACCACCCCGCCCGCCTGGGCGCCGCGCTGTGGGGCCGCACCCGACGCCTGTTCTGGGCCAGCCCACCAGGCCGCTGGCTCCAGGCCCGGATTGAGCTGGGGTCTCCAGATGAGGACCCCGAGCGGCAGGAGGATGAACAGGATGTGGAAGATGACTACTACGACATGGAAGGTGGCCGGGAGGAGGTTGAATCCCGGGAAGAGGGGCAGCCATGTGGAGAGGAGCCCAGCCCACAGCAGGGCCCAGGGCCGGTGGAAGAAGCACACGATGGTGATGCCAGTGATGTTGATGATGCCGAAGGGGCCCTGGCCCTCAGCTGCCAGGGGCCGGCGGGCTCAGGGGGCAGTGCTGAGGCTCTGCTGAGTGACCTGCACGCCTTTGCTGGCAGTGCGGCCTGGGACGACAGCGCCAGGCCAGCGGGGGGCCAGGAGCTGCATGTCACTGcactgtag
- the CORO1B gene encoding coronin-1B, protein MSFRKVVRQSKFRHVFGQPVKNDQCYEDIRVSRVTWDSTFCAVNPKFLAVIVEASGGGAFLVLPLSKTGRIDKAYPTVCGHTGPVLDIDWCPHNDEVIASGSEDCTVMVWQIPENGLAAPLTEPVVVLEGHTKRVGIITWHPTARNVLLSAGCDNVVLIWNVGTAEELYRLDSLHPDLIYNVSWNHNGSLFCSACKDKSVRIIDPRRGTLVAEREKAHEGARPMRAIFLADGKVFTTGFSRMSERQLALWDPENFKEPMALQELDSSNGALLPFYDPDTSVVYVCGKGDSSIRYFEITDEPPYIHFLNTFTSKEPQRGMGSMPKRGLEVSKCEIARFYKLHERKCEPIVMTVPRKSDLFQDDLYPDTAGPEAALEAEEWVSGRDADPILISLREAYVPSKQRDLKVSRRNVLSDSRPAVAPGSAHPGASTFAASTTATTPSGSLTGAREAGKLEEVMQELRALRALVKEQGERISRLEEQLGRMENGDA, encoded by the exons ATGTCCTTCCGCAAAGTGGTTCGCCAGAGCAAATTCCGGCATGTGTTCGGGCAGCCGGTCAAGAATGATCAGTGCTATGAGGACATTCGCGTGTCGCGTGTCACCTGGGACAGCACCTTCTGCGCAGTCAACCCTAAGTTCCTGGCGGTGATTGTGGAGGCCAGCGGTGGGGGCGCCTTCCTGGTGCTCCCCCTAAGCAAG ACGGGCCGCATTGACAAGGCCTACCCGACAGTGTGTGGACACACGGGACCTGTCCTTGACATTGATTGGTGTCCCCACAATGATGAAGTCATTGCCAGCGGCTCGGAGGACTGCACGGTCATG GTGTGGCAGATCCCGGAGAACGGGCTGGCTGCCCCACTGACAGAGCCGGTGGTGGTGCTGGAGGGCCACACCAAGCGAGTGGGCATCATCACCTGGCACCCGACGGCCCGCAACGTGCTACTCAGCGCAg GCTGCGACAACGTGGTGCTCATCTGGAACGTGGGCACGGCGGAGGAGCTGTACCGCCTGGACAGCCTGCACCCCGACCTCATCTACAACGTCAGCTGGAACCACAATGGCAGCCTCTTCTGCTCCGCCTGCAAGGATAAGAGTGTGCGCATCATCGACCCCCGCCGGGGCACCCTGGTGGCG GAGCGGGAGAAGGCTCATGAAGGGGCCCGGCCCATGCGGGCAATCTTCCTGGCAGATGGCAAGGTGTTCACCACAGGCTTCAGCCGCATGAGCGAGCGGCAGCTGGCACTCTGGGACCCG GAGAACTTCAAGGAGCCCATGGCCTTGCAGGAGCTGGACTCGAGCAACGGAGCCCTGCTGCCCTTCTACGACCCCGACACCAGCGTGGTCTATGTCTGCGGCAAG GGCGACTCCAGCATCCGGTACTTTGAGATCACAGACGAGCCTCCCTACATCCACTTCCTGAACACATTCACCAGCAAAGAGCCCCAGAGGGGCATGGGCAGCATGCCCAAGAGGGGCTTGGAGGTCAGCAAGTGTGAGATCGCCCG gTTCTACAAACTGCATGAACGCAAGTGTGAGCCTATTGTCATGACTGTGCCAAGAAAG tCGGACCTCTTCCAGGATGACCTGTACCCCGACACAGCCGGGCCCGAGGCGGCCCTGGAGGCGGAGGAGTGGGTGAGCGGGCGGGACGCCGACCCCATCCTCATTTCCCTGCGGGAGGCCTACGTGCCCAGCAAACAGCGGGACCTGAAGGTCAGCCGGCGCAACGTGTTATCCGACAGCCGGCCCGCCGTGGCCCCTGGCTCCGCCCACCCAGGGGCCTCCACATTTGCTGCCTCTaccactgccaccacccccaGTGGCAGCCTCACTGGAGCCAGG GAGGCTGGGAAGCTGGAGGAGGTGATGCAGGAGCTGCGGGCCCTGAGAGCGCTGGTCAAGGAGCAGGGGGAGCGCATTAGCCGCCTGGAGGAACAGCTGGGGCGCATGGAGAATGGGGATGCGTAG
- the GPR152 gene encoding probable G-protein coupled receptor 152, whose product MPAALAPPGTMQRALVWGHADDWTTGHTGTPSSSPPAACASQAPSLCPEVHWGPQMDAAIEANLGAAGLRPRTELDDEDYYPQGGWDTVFLVALLLLGLPANGLMAWLAGSQARQGAGTRLALLLLSLALSDFLFLAAAAFQILEIQHGGHWPLGTAACRFYYFLWGVSHSSGLFLLATLSLDRCLLALCPRWYPAHRPARLPLWVCAGVWVLATLFSVPWLVFPEAAVWWYDLVICLDFWDSEELPLRMFEILGGFLPFFLLLVCHVLTQAAACRTCCHHQPMPTACRGFARVAKTILSAYVVLRLPYQLAQLLYLAFLWDIYPGYLLWEALVYSDYLILLNSCLSPFLCLLASADLRALLHSMLSSFAAALCEERPGSFMPAEPQAQVDPGGQTLPGPTAEAQPQMNPTAQPQVNPMAQPQANPMAQPQQNPTAQPQENPTAQPQENPTAQPQVNPMAQPQLDSVVQPQADPTAQPQSESVVQSQLDSMAQPQASPEARTPGTAASSVSSPCDEASSVPSTDAPPEAPEDLTTPAASTGESPGSDPQEDDPSAGPT is encoded by the exons ATGCCGGCCGCCTTAGCGCCGCCGGGCACCATGCAGCGGGCCCTGGTGTGGGGCCATGCGGACGACTGGACCACTGGGCACACAGGCACGCCCAGCTCCTCCCCGCCAGCAGCCTGCGCCTCACAG GCGCCCTCTCTGTGTCCAGAGGTACACTGGGGACCTCAGATGGACGCTGCTATAGAAGCCAACCTGGGTGCTGCTGGCCTCAGGCCCCGCACGGAGCTGGACGACGAGGACTACTACCCCCAGGGCGGCTGGGACACAGTCTTCCTGGTGGCCCTGCTGCTCCTGGGGCTGCCAGCCAATGGGCTCATGGCGTGGCTGGCCGGCTCACAGGCCCGGCAAGGAGCAGGCACACGCCTCGCTCTGCTCCTGCTCAGCCTGGCCCTCTCTGACTTTTTGTTCCTGGCAGCAGCAGCCTTCCAGATCCTGGAGATCCAGCACGGAGGGCACTGGCCACTGGGGACAGCTGCCTGCCGCTTCTACTACTTTCTATGGGGTGTGTCCCACTCCTCTGGCCTCTTCCTGCTGGCAACCCTCAGCCTGGACCGCTGCCTGCTGGCGCTGTGTCCACGCTGGTACCCTGCGCATCGCCCGGCCCGCCTGCCCCTCTGGGTCTGCGCCGGGGTCTGGGTGCTGGCCACACTCTTTAGTGTGCCCTGGCTGGTCTTCCCCGAGGCCGCCGTCTGGTGGTACGACCTGGTCATCTGCCTGGACTTCTGGGATAGTGAGGAGCTGCCGCTGCGGATGTTCGAGATCCTGGGGGGCTTCCTGCCTTTCTTCCTGCTGCTCGTCTGCCACGTGCTCACCCAGGCCGCTGCCTGCAGGACCTGCTGCCACCATCAGCCTATGCCCACAGCCTGCCGTGGCTTTGCCCGTGTGGCCAAGACCATATTGTCAGCCTATGTGGTCCTGCGGCTGCCCTACCAGCTGGCGCAGCTGCTGTACCTGGCCTTCCTGTGGGACATCTACCCCGGCTACCTGCTCTGGGAGGCCCTGGTCTACTCCGACTACTTAATCCTGCTCAACAGCTGCCTCagtcccttcctctgcctcctggccAGTGCCGACCTCCGGGCCCTGCTGCACTCAATGCTCTCCTCCTTCGCAGCAGCTCTCTGCGAGGAACGGCCAGGCAGCTTCATGCCAGCCGAGCCACAGGCCCAAGTGGACCCTGGGGGTCAGACTCTGCCAGGGCCAACAGCTGAGGCCCAGCCACAGATGAACCCTACAGCCCAGCCACAGGTGAATCCCATGGCCCAGCCACAGGCGAATCCCATGGCCCAGCCACAGCAGAATCCCACAGCCCAGCCACAGGAGAATCCCACAGCCCAGCCACAGGAGAATCCCACGGCCCAGCCACAGGTGAACCCTATGGCCCAGCCACAGTTGGATTCTGTGGTCCAGCCACAGGCAGATCCCACAGCCCAACCGCAGTCAGAGTCTGTGGTCCAGTCTCAGCTGGACTCCATGGCTCAGCCACAGGCAAGCCCTGAGGCCCGCACCCCCGGAACTGCTGCCAGCTCAGTTTCCAGCCCCTGTGATGAAGCCTCCTCTGTCCCATCCACAGATGCCCCACCAGAGGCCCCTGAGGACCTGACCACGCCCGCTGCCTCCACAGGAGAAAGTCCTGGTAGTGACCCCCAAGAGGATGACCCCAGTGCAGGCCCCACGTGA